Proteins from one Catenuloplanes atrovinosus genomic window:
- a CDS encoding SHOCT-like domain-containing protein: protein MTEQRKDILDMLAEGKITAAEADQLIAALERDRPPSPPGPDGPPTGRPKYLRLMVETVENGEEGRINIRVPLQLLRAGVRLAALIPPVALEHANAQLHRSGVPIDLAQLKPEQLEALVEHLDDVIVDVAQPDASVRVFCE from the coding sequence ATGACGGAGCAACGCAAGGACATCCTGGACATGCTGGCCGAGGGCAAGATCACCGCGGCGGAGGCGGACCAGCTGATCGCGGCGCTGGAGCGGGACCGGCCGCCGTCGCCGCCGGGGCCGGACGGGCCGCCGACGGGCCGGCCGAAGTACCTGCGGCTGATGGTGGAGACGGTGGAGAACGGCGAGGAGGGCCGGATCAACATCCGCGTGCCGCTGCAGCTGCTGCGCGCGGGCGTGCGGCTGGCCGCGCTGATCCCGCCGGTGGCGCTCGAGCACGCCAACGCCCAGCTGCACCGCTCCGGCGTGCCGATCGACCTGGCCCAGCTCAAGCCGGAGCAGTTGGAGGCGCTGGTCGAGCACCTGGACGACGTGATCGTGGACGTCGCCCAGCCGGACGCCAGCGTCCGCGTCTTCTGCGAGTGA
- a CDS encoding alpha/beta fold hydrolase yields MTWSGMIPVDDTALYTRDTGGPGRPVVYLNGAYADQSHWRRVIAELGDGYRHITYDERARGRSRRSADYSFEGCLRDLDAVLTARGVDRPLLVGWSFGGVVAWHWADRFPERTLGVVCVDAFPVGVTGEEGRARIRRLFRRARFALPITSLIGMGARMSADQHADVNIELNEIAAASVPVLERLTRPVRFVLATGDSMGSGGGEMDAGRATLEPLLARNPLLTVGARVPSNHTGVLRRDSPAVARTVRELAAS; encoded by the coding sequence ATGACCTGGTCCGGCATGATCCCGGTCGACGACACCGCGCTCTACACCCGGGACACCGGCGGTCCCGGCCGTCCGGTGGTGTATCTGAACGGCGCGTACGCGGACCAGTCACACTGGCGCCGGGTGATCGCCGAACTCGGTGACGGCTACCGGCACATCACGTACGACGAGCGCGCCCGCGGCCGGTCGCGGCGCTCGGCCGACTACTCGTTCGAGGGCTGCCTGCGCGACCTGGACGCGGTGCTGACCGCCCGTGGCGTGGACCGGCCGCTGCTGGTGGGCTGGTCGTTCGGCGGCGTCGTGGCCTGGCACTGGGCGGACCGGTTCCCGGAGCGGACGCTGGGCGTGGTGTGCGTGGACGCGTTCCCGGTCGGCGTCACCGGCGAGGAGGGGCGGGCGCGGATCCGGCGGCTGTTCCGCCGCGCGCGGTTCGCGTTGCCGATCACCAGCCTGATCGGCATGGGGGCGCGGATGAGCGCCGACCAGCACGCGGACGTCAACATCGAGCTCAACGAGATCGCCGCCGCGAGCGTGCCGGTGCTGGAGCGCCTGACCCGCCCGGTGCGGTTCGTCCTGGCCACCGGCGACAGCATGGGCAGCGGCGGCGGCGAGATGGACGCGGGCCGGGCCACGCTCGAGCCGCTGCTCGCCCGCAACCCGCTGCTGACCGTGGGCGCGCGGGTGCCGAGCAACCACACCGGAGTTCTGCGCCGGGATTCGCCCGCGGTGGCCCGGACGGTACGGGAGCTGGCCGCGAGCTGA
- a CDS encoding S8 family serine peptidase, producing MFDRPHLLRAAAATAVAAASLLVAVAGAPPAQAAAKEDKIPQALDAQFEAKAEADYWIRFGAKADLRQAAAIKDWNARGTAVAAELKRTASAAQEKARAELTAAGVTFQSFWATNAIKVTGGSTMTAQKIAALPEVEALYPSMAYEIPETKEGDDEKVVNALEWGIASINADDVWSQYGVTGENVVIANIDTGVQFDHPALVGKYRGNNGDGTFDHAYNFFDAAGACAGTPCDTDGHGTHTMGTMAGADGANQVGVAPGVTWIAANGCCPSDAALINSGQWMLEPTDLAGLNPDASKRPNIINNSWGTRLPSNDPFMADISEAWAASGIFGVWSNGNSGPGCQTSGSPGSLEANYSTGAYDVNNAIASFSARGAGQNGGIKPNISAPGVNVRSSVPGNGYDSISGTSMAAPHLAGAIALLWSAAPALVGDIAGTRALLDGTAIDTSNTTCGGTATDNNVWGEGRLDALALLNAAPIGDTGTLAGTVTGPDGAPVAGATVTVAGAVQRTLTTAADGTFSVLLPAGDYTVTITAFGYAAVTRTATITNNATTTLNVQLAEVPKVKVTGTITDGSGHGWPLYAKVTVAGPAGISDYTDPTDGYYELELPAGATYELTVDPVYSGYQTVSEDVTVGVADTTYDRAVPIDSASCATAPGYGWASDGVYETFETGGTTPSGWTVTDAAGRGQTWKFTDDGNRGNRTGGAGGFAIVDSDDYGAGGAQDTSLVSPVVNLSAVTAPVIRFNQDFNWLGSDRADVDLSIDGGATWTTVLRQTADALGPRVTELPIPAAAGQDDVQVRFHYYDASYEWWWQIDNVLIGSTFACKPVTAGLVVGHVEDKNSGGYVNGATITSGAKATEKTVSVATPDDPGLEDGFFWLVSTAIGKVDLTAAAPNYQSQTKSVTVKANKVVTTSFQLAAGQITVKPASITGTVRMPDGTVNKKLTVTNTGGLPVELEFSERPGGFELLRADGTKVTDRQILAAAGAPLQRLTTPASLASRASMGTTATTPAPAPNAAPWADITDYPATVMDNRVVSLDGRTYSIGGGNGTAATTKNYVYDPVAQTWIGIADLPEARNAVTAGVLGGKIVVTGGWGPTGPSATTWSYDPAANTWTRLADNPAPRAAAGQAVANGKLYAIGGCTTAACAPISNTVTAYNPATNTWSTLPAYPKSVAFSSCGAIDDVIYCTGGNDGSASQKASYSFDGTTWTAIADAPADNWAASYAVANGQLLVVGGSQGGAITNAGFAYDPAAGTWSALPNANTARYRGGAACGFYKVGGSSGNFNALPDSEALPGFTECATAADVPWLTLDKTTATLAPGASVTVTVGLSGAVEQPGTYTAGIAIKENTPYAVAPVPVTLTVQQPKTWGKLLGTVTGVNCQGVSAPLTGATVQVDSWAMSFTFTTDAAGKYAHWLDNRNNPLTLIVAKDGWKPQTRTAKINTSTPTTVDWVLRPTTC from the coding sequence ATGTTCGATCGTCCACACCTGCTTAGAGCCGCCGCGGCCACGGCCGTCGCGGCCGCGAGCCTCCTGGTGGCCGTGGCCGGTGCGCCACCCGCGCAGGCCGCCGCCAAGGAAGACAAGATCCCGCAGGCACTCGACGCGCAGTTCGAGGCGAAGGCGGAGGCGGACTACTGGATCCGGTTCGGCGCCAAGGCGGACCTGCGTCAGGCCGCCGCCATCAAGGACTGGAACGCGCGCGGCACCGCGGTCGCCGCCGAGCTGAAGAGGACCGCGAGCGCCGCGCAGGAGAAGGCCCGCGCCGAGCTCACCGCGGCCGGCGTGACCTTCCAGTCGTTCTGGGCCACCAACGCGATCAAGGTGACCGGCGGGTCCACCATGACCGCGCAGAAGATCGCCGCGCTGCCCGAGGTCGAGGCGCTCTACCCGAGCATGGCCTACGAGATCCCGGAGACGAAGGAGGGCGACGACGAGAAGGTGGTCAACGCCCTGGAGTGGGGCATCGCCAGCATCAACGCCGACGACGTGTGGTCGCAGTACGGCGTGACCGGCGAGAACGTCGTCATCGCCAACATCGACACCGGCGTCCAGTTCGACCACCCCGCGCTGGTCGGCAAGTACCGGGGCAACAACGGCGACGGCACGTTCGACCACGCCTACAACTTCTTCGACGCGGCCGGTGCCTGCGCCGGCACGCCGTGCGACACCGACGGGCACGGCACGCACACGATGGGCACCATGGCGGGCGCGGACGGCGCCAACCAGGTCGGCGTCGCGCCCGGCGTGACGTGGATCGCGGCCAACGGCTGCTGCCCCTCCGACGCCGCCCTGATCAACTCCGGCCAGTGGATGCTGGAGCCGACCGACCTCGCCGGGCTGAACCCGGACGCCAGCAAGCGCCCCAACATCATCAACAACTCCTGGGGTACGCGGCTGCCGTCCAACGACCCGTTCATGGCCGACATCAGCGAGGCCTGGGCCGCGTCCGGCATCTTCGGCGTCTGGTCGAACGGCAACAGCGGGCCCGGCTGCCAGACCAGCGGCTCCCCGGGCAGCCTGGAGGCCAACTACTCGACCGGCGCCTACGACGTGAACAACGCGATCGCGAGCTTCTCCGCCCGCGGCGCCGGGCAGAACGGCGGCATCAAGCCGAACATCTCCGCCCCCGGCGTGAACGTGCGCTCCAGCGTGCCCGGTAACGGGTACGACAGCATCTCCGGCACCTCGATGGCCGCGCCGCACCTGGCCGGTGCGATCGCACTGCTCTGGTCCGCCGCGCCCGCGCTGGTCGGCGACATCGCCGGCACCCGCGCGCTGCTCGACGGCACCGCGATCGACACGTCCAACACCACCTGCGGCGGCACGGCCACGGACAACAACGTCTGGGGCGAGGGCCGGCTCGACGCGCTCGCGCTGCTCAACGCCGCACCGATCGGCGACACCGGCACGCTGGCCGGCACCGTCACCGGCCCGGACGGCGCACCGGTCGCCGGCGCCACGGTCACCGTCGCCGGCGCGGTCCAGCGCACGCTCACCACGGCCGCGGACGGCACGTTCAGCGTGCTGCTGCCGGCCGGCGACTACACGGTCACGATCACCGCGTTCGGATACGCGGCCGTCACCCGCACCGCCACGATCACGAACAACGCCACCACCACGCTGAACGTGCAGCTCGCCGAGGTGCCGAAGGTCAAGGTCACCGGCACGATCACGGACGGCTCCGGGCACGGCTGGCCGCTCTACGCCAAGGTCACGGTGGCCGGCCCGGCCGGCATCTCCGACTACACCGACCCGACCGACGGCTACTACGAGCTGGAGCTGCCCGCCGGCGCGACGTACGAGCTGACCGTCGACCCGGTCTACTCCGGATACCAGACCGTCAGCGAGGACGTCACGGTCGGCGTCGCGGACACCACCTACGACCGGGCCGTCCCGATCGACTCCGCGTCGTGCGCCACCGCGCCCGGCTACGGCTGGGCCTCCGACGGCGTCTACGAGACGTTCGAGACCGGCGGCACCACGCCGTCCGGCTGGACCGTCACCGACGCGGCCGGACGCGGCCAGACCTGGAAGTTCACCGACGACGGCAACCGCGGCAACCGCACCGGCGGCGCCGGCGGCTTCGCCATCGTGGACAGCGACGACTACGGCGCCGGCGGCGCGCAGGACACCTCGCTGGTCAGCCCCGTGGTCAACCTGTCCGCGGTGACCGCGCCGGTCATCCGGTTCAACCAGGACTTCAACTGGCTCGGCTCGGACCGGGCCGACGTCGACCTGAGCATCGACGGCGGCGCCACCTGGACCACCGTGCTGCGGCAGACCGCGGACGCACTCGGCCCGCGCGTCACCGAACTCCCGATCCCGGCCGCGGCCGGGCAGGACGACGTCCAGGTCCGCTTCCACTACTACGACGCCAGCTACGAGTGGTGGTGGCAGATCGACAACGTGCTGATCGGCTCCACCTTCGCGTGCAAGCCGGTCACCGCCGGGCTCGTCGTCGGCCACGTCGAGGACAAGAACAGCGGCGGGTACGTCAACGGCGCCACCATCACCAGCGGTGCCAAGGCCACGGAGAAGACCGTCAGCGTCGCCACCCCGGACGACCCGGGCCTGGAGGACGGCTTCTTCTGGCTGGTGTCCACCGCGATCGGCAAGGTCGACCTCACCGCGGCCGCACCGAACTACCAGTCCCAGACCAAGTCCGTCACGGTCAAGGCGAACAAGGTCGTCACCACGTCGTTCCAGCTCGCCGCCGGGCAGATCACGGTCAAACCCGCCTCGATCACCGGTACGGTCCGCATGCCGGACGGCACGGTGAACAAGAAGCTGACCGTCACCAACACCGGCGGCCTGCCGGTGGAGCTGGAGTTCAGTGAGCGGCCGGGCGGCTTCGAGCTGCTCCGCGCGGACGGCACCAAGGTCACCGACCGGCAGATCCTCGCCGCGGCCGGTGCGCCGTTGCAGCGCCTGACCACGCCGGCGTCGCTCGCCAGCCGCGCGTCGATGGGCACCACCGCCACCACGCCGGCCCCGGCACCGAACGCGGCGCCGTGGGCGGACATCACCGACTACCCGGCCACCGTGATGGACAACCGGGTGGTCTCGCTGGACGGCAGGACCTACTCCATCGGCGGCGGCAACGGCACCGCGGCCACCACCAAGAACTACGTGTACGACCCGGTGGCGCAGACCTGGATCGGCATCGCGGACCTGCCCGAGGCCCGCAACGCGGTCACGGCCGGCGTGCTCGGCGGCAAGATCGTGGTAACCGGTGGCTGGGGCCCGACCGGACCCTCCGCCACGACCTGGTCGTACGACCCGGCCGCGAACACCTGGACCCGGCTCGCCGACAACCCCGCGCCGCGCGCCGCGGCCGGTCAGGCGGTCGCGAACGGCAAGCTCTACGCGATCGGCGGCTGCACCACGGCCGCCTGCGCGCCGATATCCAACACGGTGACCGCGTACAACCCGGCGACGAACACCTGGTCGACGCTCCCGGCGTACCCGAAGTCCGTGGCGTTCAGCTCCTGCGGCGCCATCGACGACGTCATCTACTGCACCGGCGGCAACGACGGCAGCGCGTCGCAGAAGGCGTCCTACAGCTTCGACGGTACGACGTGGACCGCGATCGCGGACGCGCCGGCCGACAACTGGGCGGCGTCGTACGCGGTGGCCAACGGTCAGCTGCTGGTCGTCGGCGGCTCGCAGGGCGGCGCGATCACCAACGCCGGCTTCGCCTACGACCCGGCGGCCGGCACCTGGTCCGCGTTGCCGAACGCCAACACGGCCCGCTACCGCGGCGGCGCGGCGTGCGGGTTCTACAAGGTCGGCGGCTCGTCCGGCAACTTCAACGCGCTGCCGGACAGCGAGGCGCTGCCCGGCTTCACCGAGTGCGCCACCGCGGCCGACGTGCCGTGGCTGACGCTGGACAAGACGACCGCCACGCTCGCGCCCGGCGCGTCGGTCACGGTCACGGTCGGCCTGTCCGGTGCGGTGGAGCAGCCCGGTACGTACACGGCTGGGATCGCGATCAAGGAGAACACGCCGTACGCCGTGGCACCGGTGCCGGTCACGCTCACCGTCCAGCAGCCCAAGACCTGGGGCAAGCTGCTCGGCACCGTGACCGGGGTGAACTGCCAGGGCGTGAGCGCGCCGCTGACCGGGGCCACCGTCCAGGTCGACTCGTGGGCGATGTCGTTCACGTTCACCACGGACGCGGCCGGCAAGTACGCGCACTGGCTGGACAACCGCAACAACCCGCTCACGCTGATCGTCGCCAAGGACGGGTGGAAGCCGCAGACCCGTACCGCGAAGATCAACACCAGCACCCCGACCACGGTCGACTGGGTGCTGCGCCCCACCACCTGCTAG